Proteins from a single region of Neodiprion virginianus isolate iyNeoVirg1 chromosome 4, iyNeoVirg1.1, whole genome shotgun sequence:
- the LOC124304070 gene encoding ran-binding protein 3, translated as MVQYRRLVHTQNMADCKENTDEKNCPRPPIIMKLDAPEESSENSANEEGDGQSGGPDSPNSSSTSKGPILAASKFGNSFGVSEFSNSSKPKPALLRPSQLSAVTNNPGPSTKNPLQPAKFHNPFIKVTDNIELESDSSVTKNTDKNETVNNDSRSKEDTKPKFLPLGVNTKDNENGINNTVAPSASTPSFIFGQNLKERVAVGNDTEVSDSSEEHETKDEESNENGSSEMLFSSAATVCRSTSRPGLTLSQAAQELEEASRANKRKYSQVTLLTGEEDETNVLQINCKLFAFDKGTSGWQERGRGSLRLNDRDEESRLVGRAAGTQRLVLNTKVWPGMTAERAGPKSLRLTAMDVHGDIRIFVVQAAPKEVDQLHSLLMQRLRRAQDRQPKKLATEH; from the exons ATGGTTCAGTACCGCCGCTTAGTCCACACGCAAAACATGGCGGATTGCAAGG agAATACCGACGAGAAAAATTGTCCTCGGCCACCGATTATCATGAAGTTGGATGCCCCGGAAGAGTCGAGCGAAAACTCGGCCAATG aggAAGGAGATGGACAATCTGGAGGACCTGACTCACCAAATTCAAGTTCTACAAGCAAAG GTCCTATACTAGCTGCATCCAAGTTTGGAAACTCATTTGGAGTTAGTGAATTCTCAAATTCTAGTAAACCAAAACCAGCGTTGTTAAGGCCGTCGCAGTTGAGTGCAGTGACGAATAACCCTGGGCCATCTACCAAGAATCCGTTACAGCCAGCAAAGTTCCACAACCCGTTTATAAAAGTAACGGATAATATTGAACTCGAGAGTGATAGCAGTGTTACAAAGAACacagataaaaatgaaactgtaaaCAATGACTCTAGAAGTAAAGAAGATACGAAGCCAAAGTTTTTACCCCTCGGCGTGAATACTAAAGATAATGAAAATGGTATAAATAACACTGTCGCTCCGAGTGCCTCGACACCAAGTTTTATTTTCGGACAAAATTTGAAGGAACGTGTTGCCGTTGGAAATGACACTGAAGTTTCTGACAGCTCTGAAGAGCATGAAACTAAAGACGAAGAGAGCAATGAAAATGGATCCTCGGAAATGTTGTTTTCTAGCGCGGCTACAGTCTGCAGAAGTACTAGCCGGCCTGGTTTAACACTTTCTCAAGCTGCGCAAGAACTCGAAGAGGCCAGCAGAGCTAACAAACGTAAATACAGCCAGGTAACACTTCTTACTGGCGAAGAGGATGAAACTAATGTATTACAAATCAACTGCAAGCTATTTGCTTTTGACAAG GGCACCAGTGGGTGGCAGGAAAGAGGGCGAGGAAGTCTGCGATTGAACGACAGGGACGAAGAGTCAAGACTAGTAGGGAGAGCAGCCGGGACTCAGAGGCTGGTCCTAAATACAAAAGTTTGGCCCGGAATGACTGCAGAAAGAGCTGGACCCAAATCTTTGAGGCTTACAGCGATGGATGTGCATGGGGACATCAGAATCTTTGTCGTTCAGGCAGCCCCCAAAGAAGTTGATCAGCTCCATAGTCTTTTAATGCAGCGATTACGTCGAGCTCAGGATCGTCAGCCCAAGAAGTTAGCAACCGAACACTGA